The Solanum pennellii chromosome 11, SPENNV200 sequence CTGAAAGTGATTGGAGATTAGGGCAATTGGAGATGTCCAGgtgagagagggaggagggcAGTGCTGATTCTGAAAGTGATTGGAGATTACAGATTTGTAGAGTTTGAAGCGAAGTGAGGTGAGAAAAGGAGGAAAGCTGGCCCTGTGACTGAATATCTAGATATTGAAGAGAGGTGAGGCTTTTGAGATGTTGGCTGCTTAATGTTATCAGATTCTTTATGGTAAGTCTCTGAATAGAACAAGGCAACTCCCAATGTTCAATATCTTCATCACTCCCATCATGATACATCACTAACTCTGTGAGTCTCTGTAAATGCCACTCCTTTCGGCCATTCACCAGTTTCTTGCAATTTCTGATAAAGAGTTTTTGTAAATTGAAGGGCAATTCTCCTTCTATTTCTGGACAATCAGACAGACGCAGTTCCTTGAGAGATGGAAGGAGTTCCTGCATACGTTCTGGAAGACACTTGAGCTTCTTACAGCCATTAATACTCAATGACGTCATCTGGGCAGCTCCTCCACATGCCATCGAGAGTTTTTCAACATTCTCACAATTCCAAATACGGAGAATTTCAGTGGCAGTAGGAATCAAAAACCTAGTAACGTTGTGGCAATTCTCAATACTCAATTCACGTGCTGTTGGGAGAAACTCAGCTGATATATCATCTACACAACCACAATGATTCATTCTCAATTCCTCCACAAACATCTCACAAAATGGCGCCTCCAATTTCAATTTTGGGCAACGAGATATCTCTATTGTCTTCAAGGTAGTTGGCAGTATGCTAAAAGGAAGTGAGGTAACAGAGTTACAACCACTGATACATAATGCTTCAATCTGCTTCATTGCTTCAAGTTGGATGGGTGTCTCCAAACTGAGCTCAGGGCAATTTTCTATTAAAAGGTGTTCAAGTGTAGGGAACTCTCCAATTCCTAGTGCGTGCCATTGCTTCCACTCCGtcatatcttcaaatctaaGCTCCACAAGAGAGTTAAAAGGCTTTTTGGATGACAAACTACCATAGAATTCTTCCGTCACCTCTATTATTCCATACATCCCTATAACGgaaaggaatttcaaaaaagggAGTTGTCCTAGTGCTGGCAAGGAGTAACAGTCCTTGCAGTTTCTAAGAGACAATTTCACCAGCTTAAGAAACAAAGGATCAGCTACCCAATTGGGAAAGTTTGTCCCTCTATATCCACTGATTTCGacttcttttatgtttttatgtggGCGTAGCTCATCAAGTATGTCTCTTTCTGTTTGTGAATTGTCGGCAATACTACTTCCACTCCACTCCAATGATAATTGCTCAACATGATTCTTCTCCCTCATCTTTGCCTTCACAGCTTCCCTTCTATCAACCACATTTTCCAACTTCTCAACTGATAGAGATCCATATAAGTTTTGTGCTTCACCCAAATATTCCATTCTCCAAACACCTACAAGAAACTTGGCTCCCACCAACACTTGGAGGCTTTTCAACCTGCTCAGATGTAGTGGCATCTTCAAGCGCCGAGTGTTGCTTATGTCAAGATGACGCAAGTTAATCAACTTCTCCATCTGCAGCGGTAGCTCCTCAAGATCAGCACAAGATGATAGGAGAAGTGTCTCTAAGTTATACAACACAAAAATGGAATCCGGCAACTTTGTAATCCATGTACAAGAAAGGTCCAAAAATCTGAGGAGCTTTAATTTGATAAACAAGTCATTTGGCAACTCCTTATTCGCATAACCTGACAATGATAATGCCCTTAAGGATCTTAGTGTTGGCAGTATGTTATGTTGCACCCTCTTGCTTAGTATTGAGTAATGGAACTGGATATCGATTGGAAGTAATGTCCTCAGATGCTCTGATTTAAAGAGTGATTTCAATTTCTCAAACTCACCATCTCTTCCTATTGAATAGGACATGTGCCGACATTGTTCCAACATATGCGATCCTTTGTTTTCTTCCAACCTTATACAAAGATTTGAAGATGCAATTTGCGCCAAATCATTGACAAGGTCATGCATTAAGAATCCCTCTACGTCTCTTTCAGAAGGCTTTGAGGCCATTTCGAACAATGATCTTGATCTCAACTCGATAAAGTATTGGTTACCAGAATGAAACTGATGTACAAGACCATTAGCAATCCACAGGTGAATAACTTGGTCTTTGCAAAATTGATAATCTTTGGGATATATTGCACAATAAGCAAAACATTGCTTTAAATGTGCAGGAAGATCATTATAGCTCAACATAAGCGCTGGTAATATACCATTTGAACAACTTGGAAGCTCCCATATTTCACTTCTTAAAATGTATCTCCACTCATCCACCTCTGATTTGCTGCGTAATATACCAGCAAGTGCTTTTAGAGCTAAAGGCAACCCTTTGCACTTGTCTGCAATTTGTTTTCCAACCTCTTCAAATTCTGGATGTTCCTTGGGATCCTTGTGCTCTAATGAATGTCGTTTGAATAGAGCCCAAGAGTCTTCACTAGACAGAATTCCCATGTAGATTGCCCCACTACCCATCATCAAGGCAACACTCTCTTTACGTGTCGTTATAATAATCTTACTTCCTATATCCCCTTGTAAAAAAAGATTTCTCAAGTCATCCCACTCAGGATAGTTATCATTCCACACGTCATCAAGGACAACAAGAAACCTTTTTCCATTCAGCTTTTCCTTCAATTTGACTTGTAGCTGATTAAGATTGTCATCAGCCTTCAAGTCAGTTGAGTcaatttcttgaagtaaaccttTTGTTATTCTGAAAGCATCATATGCCTCAGAAACACAAAACCAAGCTGTCAAACCAAAATGTTTCTGCACTCTCTTATCATTGTAAACGGCTTTAGCAAGTGTTGTCTTACCCAGGCCGCCCATTCCCACAATAGGAACTACAGCCAGATTTTTTCCCTTTGTATCCATAGACAACAAACGGCCAATCAAATTCTCTATTTCATTCTTCCTTCCAAAGATACCAGAATCATCAACCAAAGAAGTTGAAGGTGTTCTAGTTTCTTGTTTGGTCGAAATAAAATGCTCCTTTAAGCCAAGGCGACCAATTTGCTTTTCCAACACCTCCAGTTTTTTAATAGTGTCTTCCaactttttctttatgttaataAAGAAATCATCACTCAAGCACAGGTTAAGGTCACTTACTTGCTGGTTGCTTGTTTCCACTTTAAGTCTCAAAGCTTCATAATGGACTTGTTCTATCAAGTTTTCAGCAGCGTCCACAGCAGTCTGAAGCTTATGTAACCACTGGCTCACAAATTGATTCGATGCTTTCTTATTCTCTGCATCACTTAGCACAATTTGAAGACCAAGCAAAATGTCCCCCAGCTTCTCAAAGAGCTCAACATCATCTGTATGCTGCCGAAACATGTTGAGCAGATCACCGTTAGGAGCAAGCCTATCAAACAGAACATTCAAAGCTGAGGAGAGAAATGCACCACCAACTGCTAACCCAATCTCCATTTCTCAAATCTGCAAGGAAACACAAATTGATTTTGAGAAGATAAATTTTTCTATCTATCTTCAACTACGAAGATAGTACTTTACTTTACCTGTTGAATGTTGAGAGTAATTTGCAAACAAGAATGATTAGTGATTGCTTGAAATTAGTACAACTATTTTTCAGCTAATCAAAATagtcctcttttctcttctcaaAATGTATAGACTTGAATAGAATAATTGAGGCAATTATTCAATTACTTTTGCTTTatgcacttgtccatttttCAACAGCTCATTGTAGTGCTTAATTGGGCCTACCATATCATCAATACATTTTAGAATTGTGAAAAATTGGAATCTGTTCCATTTTTCTTTTCCCTAAGGTATTGTTTTTTCTATGTTTACAAGTTCTATCGGAAACAACCTTCTACCCCATAAGGTAGTGATAAGGTTTATATACACATCCCACTTGTTGGGTTATACTTGGTATGTTGTTCGGCCATTTACCAGCTTCTCGCATCCGATGATCACAAGTTGTTGTGCAATCCTCAACTGTTTCTATTATAACGTAATGTATATAACAATACACCCTCATCTAATTTTATGTCATGTACGATTTATATGTCTAattattcaactttatacaaactCAAGAGTTTAACTCGTTAATATCAAAGTTGGAGggcctaaaaaaataaattaaattatcctTTTTCCTCCTCTTTTCCATGAGTATGATTTTTTCATACAACAAGAAGAGTCTTTTATCTAAATAGAATAATTTTGAGTGGGTGGGTCATAGGTGGGGGATGGGGACAGCcatagaagaaaaaagaataaaaaaacagTCCcccttttttagaaaaaaaatcaaaagtatcACTTTTTACCCAACAACGCCACTTTGTCTTCataatgttttattttcatttcttctcACACacaattttacttttattttatacttgAAAACAAGTTGGGAATTTGATTACACCAAAGAGCTATGGCAATTTTCCCTTGTAGTTGTTTTGTTATAAATAAGATTAGAGTTTTCGAGTTTGAATGattgaaaattataataaagtctTCTTGATAATGCAAACTAAAACAcgtcataataaattattatcgAGCAAACTcagatgtattttttatttacaataAATTAATAGATGCATACCACCATATAGTTTGGTGTTTGGTGGGGACTGACATATATACCACCAAattgacatatttttattgGAAATAAACTTTCACCAACTGAGACAAGATGCTTTATTAGATGTTAAATTATATAGAAATGACCTGTTgtaattttttatacataagATTCTGTATTTTATCAAAGCACAACGGTGCGAATCTAAAAAcactctatctatctatctcaGTCATGGGAATAAATCTTGAATGTCAAGGATATCAGCTAGGACACCAGCTGCTGTGGTATCATTTCCTGCTCCAGCACCTTGGATAACCAAAGGTTGTTTCTCGTAACAACGGCTGTATATCTCCACCTGCAGACAAACGAATTGCAGACGTTCAATCATCCTTGCAGGGCGACACTAGATGATGCGTAAAGAGTAAAGACAAAGTAAGGCGTTCGCCTAAGGCATGGGTAAAGGATGAGCCAATCTTTAAAATCACAGCATGATGTTATACATCACTACACTAAATAACATCACAAAAGGGCTTTAAACACTGACGACGTGTATGATAGGGTTGAACCTCCATAgcagttaaaagaaaaatcccAACGGAAAACAAAGTGATGGAACAAGAAGAAGAGGGACCAAAGAAACAGCAAATGAACAATGCATACCACATTATCACTTCCTCTTAATCTTCCCAATGCAGAATCTTTTGGAACTTCTTGGATGCCAACTTCACATCTGAAAATGTGAGATGTTAATGTCATGTACACAGAAGTGTTTTCAATAATCAATTTCCCCCCGTCTATGCCATTACAAATTTATACTTCTAACTCGTTCTTTAATTGGTTACAGATACAAGAGGTGAAGAGCTGATCAGATGACTAACATAAAATAGATGAACTTACAACTGGTTTGCAGATAGCTCTCAAAGTTATATTGTCCAAATGGGTGTATGCTGTCATAATTTTCTAAAGCATTTGTTAAGAGGAATTGAGAC is a genomic window containing:
- the LOC107004706 gene encoding putative disease resistance RPP13-like protein 1 isoform X2, giving the protein MEIGLAVGGAFLSSALNVLFDRLAPNGDLLNMFRQHTDDVELFEKLGDILLGLQIVLSDAENKKASNQFVSQWLHKLQTAVDAAENLIEQVHYEALRLKVETSNQQVSDLNLCLSDDFFINIKKKLEDTIKKLEVLEKQIGRLGLKEHFISTKQETRTPSTSLVDDSGIFGRKNEIENLIGRLLSMDTKGKNLAVVPIVGMGGLGKTTLAKAVYNDKRVQKHFGLTAWFCVSEAYDAFRITKGLLQEIDSTDLKADDNLNQLQVKLKEKLNGKRFLVVLDDVWNDNYPEWDDLRNLFLQGDIGSKIIITTRKESVALMMGSGAIYMGILSSEDSWALFKRHSLEHKDPKEHPEFEEVGKQIADKCKGLPLALKALAGILRSKSEVDEWRYILRSEIWELPSCSNGILPALMLSYNDLPAHLKQCFAYCAIYPKDYQFCKDQVIHLWIANGLVHQFHSGNQYFIELRSRSLFEMASKPSERDVEGFLMHDLVNDLAQIASSNLCIRLEENKGSHMLEQCRHMSYSIGRDGEFEKLKSLFKSEHLRTLLPIDIQFHYSILSKRVQHNILPTLRSLRALSLSGYANKELPNDLFIKLKLLRFLDLSCTWITKLPDSIFVLYNLETLLLSSCADLEELPLQMEKLINLRHLDISNTRRLKMPLHLSRLKSLQVLVGAKFLVGVWRMEYLGEAQNLYGSLSVEKLENVVDRREAVKAKMREKNHVEQLSLEWSGSSIADNSQTERDILDELRPHKNIKEVEISGYRGTNFPNWVADPLFLKLVKLSLRNCKDCYSLPALGQLPFLKFLSVIGMYGIIEVTEEFYGSLSSKKPFNSLVELRFEDMTEWKQWHALGIGEFPTLEHLLIENCPELSLETPIQLEAMKQIEALCISGCNSVTSLPFSILPTTLKTIEISRCPKLKLEAPFCEMFVEELRMNHCGCVDDISAEFLPTARELSIENCHNVTRFLIPTATEILRIWNCENVEKLSMACGGAAQMTSLSINGCKKLKCLPERMQELLPSLKELRLSDCPEIEGELPFNLQKLFIRNCKKLVNGRKEWHLQRLTELVMYHDGSDEDIEHWELPCSIQRLTIKNLITLSSQHLKSLTSLQYLDIQSQGQLSSFSHLTSLQTLQICNLQSLSESALPSSLSHLDISNCPNLQSLSESALPSSLSHLDISNCPNLQSLSESALPSSLSHLDISNCPNLQSLSESALPSSLSHLDISNCPNLQSLSESALPSSLSHLDISNCPNLQSLSESALPSSLSHLDISNCPNLQSLSESALPSSLSHLDISNCPNLQSLSESALPSSLSHLDISNCPNLQSLPLNGIPSSLSKLSISECLLLEPLLEFEKGEYWPQIAHIPTIDIDWECM
- the LOC107004706 gene encoding putative disease resistance RPP13-like protein 1 isoform X1 codes for the protein MEIGLAVGGAFLSSALNVLFDRLAPNGDLLNMFRQHTDDVELFEKLGDILLGLQIVLSDAENKKASNQFVSQWLHKLQTAVDAAENLIEQVHYEALRLKVETSNQQVSDLNLCLSDDFFINIKKKLEDTIKKLEVLEKQIGRLGLKEHFISTKQETRTPSTSLVDDSGIFGRKNEIENLIGRLLSMDTKGKNLAVVPIVGMGGLGKTTLAKAVYNDKRVQKHFGLTAWFCVSEAYDAFRITKGLLQEIDSTDLKADDNLNQLQVKLKEKLNGKRFLVVLDDVWNDNYPEWDDLRNLFLQGDIGSKIIITTRKESVALMMGSGAIYMGILSSEDSWALFKRHSLEHKDPKEHPEFEEVGKQIADKCKGLPLALKALAGILRSKSEVDEWRYILRSEIWELPSCSNGILPALMLSYNDLPAHLKQCFAYCAIYPKDYQFCKDQVIHLWIANGLVHQFHSGNQYFIELRSRSLFEMASKPSERDVEGFLMHDLVNDLAQIASSNLCIRLEENKGSHMLEQCRHMSYSIGRDGEFEKLKSLFKSEHLRTLLPIDIQFHYSILSKRVQHNILPTLRSLRALSLSGYANKELPNDLFIKLKLLRFLDLSCTWITKLPDSIFVLYNLETLLLSSCADLEELPLQMEKLINLRHLDISNTRRLKMPLHLSRLKSLQVLVGAKFLVGVWRMEYLGEAQNLYGSLSVEKLENVVDRREAVKAKMREKNHVEQLSLEWSGSSIADNSQTERDILDELRPHKNIKEVEISGYRGTNFPNWVADPLFLKLVKLSLRNCKDCYSLPALGQLPFLKFLSVIGMYGIIEVTEEFYGSLSSKKPFNSLVELRFEDMTEWKQWHALGIGEFPTLEHLLIENCPELSLETPIQLEAMKQIEALCISGCNSVTSLPFSILPTTLKTIEISRCPKLKLEAPFCEMFVEELRMNHCGCVDDISAEFLPTARELSIENCHNVTRFLIPTATEILRIWNCENVEKLSMACGGAAQMTSLSINGCKKLKCLPERMQELLPSLKELRLSDCPEIEGELPFNLQKLFIRNCKKLVNGRKEWHLQRLTELVMYHDGSDEDIEHWELPCSIQRLTIKNLITLSSQHLKSLTSLQYLDIQSQGQLSSFSHLTSLQTLQICNLQSLSESALPSSLSHLDISNCPNLQSLSESALPSSLSHLDISNCPNLQSLSESALPSSLSHLDISNCPNLQSLSESALPSSLSHLDISNCPNLQSLSESALPSSLSHLDISNCPNLQSLSESALPSSLSHLDISNCPNLQSLSESALPSSLSHLDISNCPNLQSLSESALPSSLSHLDISNCPNLQSLSESALPSSLSHLDISNCPNLQSLSESALPSSLSHLDISNCPNLQSLPLNGIPSSLSKLSISECLLLEPLLEFEKGEYWPQIAHIPTIDIDWECM